Below is a genomic region from Candidatus Neomarinimicrobiota bacterium.
ATTTGGACAACATAATCTTTTCCGGATCATCATAGAGATCCTGAGCCATATCAAAGACCGAACGATAGAAAACGCTATAACCGTTCTGAATGGCTTCTATTCCAAAAGCCACACAAAAATGTGTTTTACCAACGCCTGGAGGGCCAATAAATAGAACATTTTCATGCCGGGTTATGAAGGCTGTGGTTGCCAGCTCTTTTACTGTTCGCTTATTAATTGTGGGGTTAAAGTTGAAGTCGAACTCATCAATGCTACGCAGATATGGAAAGCGAGCCTGTTTCATGCGCCGGTCCAGTAGACGATCCCTTCTCCGGGTGAGTTCATCATCAAGCAGGTTCTGGAGGAAAGTATCATAAGGGAGATCATTGGCTTTAGCCTCTTGAAGCCTGACCTGTAA
It encodes:
- the istB gene encoding IS21-like element helper ATPase IstB — translated: MIEQIQYQLKSVRLSGMAEHLQVRLQEAKANDLPYDTFLQNLLDDELTRRRDRLLDRRMKQARFPYLRSIDEFDFNFNPTINKRTVKELATTAFITRHENVLFIGPPGVGKTHFCVAFGIEAIQNGYSVFYRSVFDMAQDLYDDPEKIMLSKYLKPHLLILDELGMKSLPAKAAEALLEIIHRRYQQHSTIIATNRPIEDWGKILGDTAATSAVLDRFLELVNIMKITGPSYRLRNIKKGEMNIGKKDLEKGTKTN